From the genome of Deltaproteobacteria bacterium, one region includes:
- the gspF gene encoding type II secretion system inner membrane protein GspF — MPAFAFKGLDGRGKAVAGVRDAESPRTLRSQLRREGVFVTELREARERAGSGKGLSKEVDFKSFFDRVRPQDVAALTRQLSTLLRAGIPLAEALGALVEQSSSEKLRRSLSELRTRVNEGSALGDALAAQPKIFTELYVNMVRAGEAAGNLEQVLTRLAQFMDGQVRLRNKIQSAMMYPIVMAAVSMLITGLLMVVVVPKITQIFDDMGKSLPWNTQLLIGISRITGDYWWLIIILMGGAIYGFVRWKRSPKGKAVWDRFVLKIWVVGPLVRMVAIGRFARTLGTMLASGVPLLQTLEIVKSILGNEVLIGVVEDARKAIREGESIADPLAKSGHFPPVVTRMIAVGERSGQLETMLENVADAYEADVELKINRLTGLLEPVMIIVMGGLVGFIVFSILMPILDMNEMVG, encoded by the coding sequence ATGCCCGCCTTCGCGTTCAAGGGCCTGGATGGCCGAGGCAAGGCGGTCGCCGGCGTGCGAGACGCCGAGAGCCCGCGCACGCTCCGTAGCCAGCTCCGACGAGAGGGGGTCTTCGTCACTGAGCTCCGCGAGGCGCGCGAACGGGCGGGGAGCGGAAAGGGCCTCTCCAAGGAGGTCGACTTCAAGAGCTTCTTCGACCGGGTGAGGCCGCAGGACGTCGCGGCGTTGACCCGGCAGCTCTCGACCCTCCTGCGGGCGGGGATCCCTCTCGCGGAGGCGCTCGGGGCGCTGGTGGAGCAGTCGTCCTCGGAGAAGCTGCGGCGGAGCCTCTCCGAGCTGCGGACCCGCGTGAACGAGGGCTCGGCGCTCGGTGACGCGCTCGCGGCGCAGCCCAAGATCTTCACCGAGCTCTACGTGAACATGGTGCGGGCCGGCGAGGCAGCCGGAAACCTCGAGCAGGTGCTCACGCGCCTGGCGCAGTTCATGGACGGGCAGGTGCGCCTGCGGAACAAGATCCAGTCGGCGATGATGTATCCCATCGTGATGGCCGCGGTGAGCATGCTCATCACGGGGCTACTGATGGTGGTCGTCGTGCCGAAGATTACCCAGATCTTCGACGACATGGGGAAGTCGCTCCCCTGGAACACCCAGCTCCTCATCGGCATCAGCCGCATCACGGGCGACTACTGGTGGCTGATCATCATCCTCATGGGTGGAGCGATCTACGGCTTCGTCCGCTGGAAACGGTCGCCGAAGGGGAAGGCGGTCTGGGACCGCTTCGTGCTGAAGATCTGGGTCGTGGGACCGCTCGTCCGCATGGTGGCGATCGGGCGCTTCGCGCGCACGCTGGGCACGATGCTGGCGAGCGGGGTGCCCCTGCTCCAGACGCTGGAGATCGTGAAGAGCATCCTCGGTAACGAGGTCCTCATCGGCGTGGTCGAGGACGCGCGGAAGGCGATTCGCGAGGGGGAGAGCATCGCCGATCCGCTGGCCAAGAGCGGGCACTTCCCGCCGGTCGTGACGCGCATGATCGCCGTGGGCGAGCGATCGGGCCAATTAGAAACTATGCTCGAAAACGTGGCGGACGCGTACGAGGCCGACGTGGAGCTGAAGATCAACCGCCTCACGGGGCTCCTCGAGCCCGTGATGATCATCGTGATGGGGGGGCTGGTGGGCTTCATCGTGTTTTCCATCCTGATGCCGATCCTGGACATGAACGAGATGGTCGGCTGA
- a CDS encoding type II secretion system protein GspG encodes MTLIEIMVVVAIIGLLMGTVGVVAYNRYKKAQVTNTKQIIVNVKNALQQYSLDTNQPCPKELKDLKSSKIINKDAKDAWGEELTYKCPGEHDTDSADVSSKGPDRKEGTEDDINSWEQ; translated from the coding sequence ATGACGCTGATCGAGATCATGGTGGTCGTGGCGATCATCGGCCTGCTGATGGGGACCGTCGGCGTGGTGGCCTACAACCGCTACAAGAAGGCCCAGGTCACGAACACCAAGCAGATCATCGTGAACGTGAAGAACGCGCTGCAGCAGTACTCGCTGGATACGAACCAACCCTGCCCGAAGGAGCTGAAGGACCTCAAGAGCTCGAAGATCATCAACAAGGACGCCAAGGACGCCTGGGGCGAGGAGCTGACCTACAAGTGCCCGGGCGAGCACGACACCGACAGCGCCGACGTCTCGTCGAAGGGACCGGACCGCAAGGAAGGGACCGAGGACGACATCAACTCCTGGGAGCAGTAG
- a CDS encoding prepilin-type N-terminal cleavage/methylation domain-containing protein — translation MVTGVTQERSAGFTLIEMMVVVAVVGLLLGAATMTFRNVTRSDLRSAASRTAAALRVAFDRTTMTGETVRVALDLEKGEYWLESSSDRVALRKGVEQHATTGVEGKPKEEKKSRMPGLPMGLGKGGAEEGDGEGTMGIDTAALKAEYEADLQPVARPKARFAPLKGPDAKRAKLSRGITVDAVVTPRLTEPQRKGTAYVYFFPQGFAEATVVHIKNRSEEYYSVVMAPLTGQVKVYPCRYDLPKEFEVPDDRKRETRAQACDEVAR, via the coding sequence ATGGTCACGGGCGTCACGCAAGAGCGATCCGCGGGCTTCACCCTCATCGAGATGATGGTGGTGGTGGCGGTGGTGGGGCTCCTGCTCGGCGCCGCGACCATGACCTTTCGTAACGTGACGCGCTCGGACCTTCGCTCGGCGGCGAGCCGGACGGCGGCGGCGCTGCGCGTGGCCTTCGACCGCACCACGATGACGGGCGAGACGGTGCGGGTGGCCCTCGACCTGGAGAAGGGCGAGTACTGGCTGGAGAGCTCGAGCGACCGCGTGGCGCTGCGCAAGGGGGTCGAACAGCACGCGACGACCGGGGTCGAGGGCAAGCCGAAAGAGGAGAAGAAGAGCCGGATGCCGGGGCTGCCGATGGGGCTCGGCAAGGGCGGCGCCGAGGAAGGGGACGGGGAGGGAACGATGGGGATCGACACGGCCGCGCTGAAGGCGGAGTACGAGGCGGACCTGCAGCCGGTGGCTCGCCCCAAGGCCCGGTTCGCGCCGCTGAAAGGCCCCGACGCGAAGCGCGCCAAGCTCTCGCGAGGGATCACGGTGGACGCCGTGGTGACCCCGCGGCTCACCGAGCCGCAACGCAAGGGGACGGCCTACGTGTATTTCTTCCCGCAGGGCTTCGCCGAGGCCACGGTGGTGCACATCAAGAATCGGTCGGAGGAGTACTACTCCGTCGTGATGGCGCCCTTGACCGGCCAGGTGAAGGTCTACCCCTGCCGGTACGACCTGCCGAAGGAGTTCGAGGTCCCCGACGACCGCAAGCGCGAGACCCGCGCTCAGGCCTGCGATGAGGTGGCGCGATGA
- a CDS encoding prepilin-type N-terminal cleavage/methylation domain-containing protein, with amino-acid sequence MSARGRGVRTGGFTLLEVMVSLAILALSLTVIAQSHQASMRATARGRMLTLATMLGRLKMVEMEDKLFDEGFSDFEKKEQGTFKEQGHEGFRWELTMTKVQLPAGMNAESVASAVKGMAGQGAGTGAAAPTPGGGGIAGMGAKLMGTQLELFRSILEQSIRRGELKVFWKEGKSERSISVVGYFTDPRKVDAAGGGLPLLPGATGQPGTGQPGTGQPGTGQPGTGRPGGGAPAGPITPRALQAIPGMTR; translated from the coding sequence ATGAGCGCTCGCGGGCGGGGCGTGCGAACGGGGGGCTTCACGCTCCTCGAGGTGATGGTGTCGCTGGCCATCCTCGCGCTCTCGCTCACGGTCATCGCGCAGTCGCACCAGGCCAGCATGCGTGCCACGGCGCGAGGACGGATGCTGACGCTCGCCACGATGCTCGGGCGTCTGAAGATGGTCGAGATGGAGGACAAGCTCTTCGACGAGGGATTCTCCGACTTCGAGAAGAAGGAGCAGGGGACCTTCAAGGAGCAGGGGCACGAGGGCTTCCGCTGGGAGCTGACGATGACCAAGGTGCAGCTGCCCGCGGGGATGAACGCGGAGTCGGTAGCGAGCGCCGTGAAGGGGATGGCGGGGCAGGGCGCCGGAACGGGGGCCGCCGCACCGACGCCGGGGGGCGGGGGGATCGCCGGGATGGGGGCGAAGCTGATGGGGACGCAGCTCGAGCTCTTCCGCAGCATCCTCGAGCAGAGCATCCGGCGGGGGGAGCTGAAGGTGTTCTGGAAGGAGGGGAAGAGCGAGCGTTCTATTTCGGTCGTGGGCTACTTCACCGACCCGCGCAAGGTGGACGCGGCGGGGGGCGGGCTGCCGCTGCTGCCGGGGGCGACCGGTCAGCCGGGGACGGGTCAGCCGGGGACCGGTCAGCCGGGGACGGGCCAGCCGGGGACGGGGCGACCCGGAGGCGGGGCGCCCGCCGGTCCCATCACCCCGCGTGCGCTGCAGGCCATCCCGGGGATGACGCGATGA
- a CDS encoding prepilin-type N-terminal cleavage/methylation domain-containing protein gives MRPERRARPREEGFTLIEVMLAVAILASTMALLWGSFSMTSKSKRKAEAIADRYQQIRLALQRMTREISQSYLSKNDMPGTVWPRTFFTSEKKSPVDELTFSSFSHVRLQENAKECDQSVVRYFAAPDREDRSRTHLWRRESRRLGGERPGEQGAAQVMLEDVVAVAYEFFDEVNNEWKETWNTRSADGQPDRLPTKVRINLTVKDEHDKPLKLATATRIFMRDALWFSVAQ, from the coding sequence ATGAGACCCGAGCGCCGGGCACGTCCGCGGGAAGAGGGCTTCACCCTGATCGAGGTGATGCTGGCCGTGGCGATCCTGGCCTCCACGATGGCGCTCCTCTGGGGCTCCTTCTCGATGACCTCGAAGAGCAAGCGCAAGGCGGAGGCGATCGCGGATCGCTACCAGCAGATCCGGCTGGCCCTGCAACGCATGACGCGCGAGATTTCGCAGTCCTACCTGTCGAAGAACGACATGCCGGGGACGGTGTGGCCTCGGACCTTCTTCACCAGCGAGAAGAAGAGCCCCGTCGACGAACTGACCTTCTCGAGCTTCTCGCACGTCCGGCTGCAGGAGAACGCCAAGGAGTGCGACCAGAGTGTGGTGCGCTACTTCGCCGCCCCCGACCGGGAGGACCGCAGCCGGACCCACCTCTGGCGACGGGAGAGCCGACGCCTCGGCGGGGAGCGACCGGGGGAGCAGGGAGCGGCGCAGGTGATGCTCGAGGACGTCGTGGCCGTGGCCTACGAGTTCTTCGACGAGGTGAACAACGAGTGGAAGGAGACCTGGAACACGCGGTCGGCTGACGGACAGCCCGACCGGCTACCCACCAAGGTACGCATCAACCTCACGGTGAAGGACGAGCACGACAAGCCCCTGAAGCTGGCCACCGCCACGCGCATCTTCATGCGCGACGCGCTGTGGTTCTCGGTGGCGCAATGA
- a CDS encoding general secretion pathway protein GspK → MRTFVRIRRWLAWRPFGARVRREEGVALMAIVVVLAVMTASTADFAYNAKVDYTSAINARDELRAHYLARSSINLSQLLLRVQSRFIDPMREHLGGMDLQVADYAPLLMQAFNNKEGAEMLGGMLGIETAGIKGLGVELGSFDLEMESLDGKLNVNCGGGANTGAPAVVRVAASLAAMMMPARYNRLFEEPDEKGQYADRMELLRAIIDWADQDMVLFGSTAAEDYRYNAGKDPYEIKNQYFDSLEELRLVKGVDDDFMAAFGEELTVYGECRINVALAGPKLLTAAIIQFAASPNDPALQYQNLALLVRYLTQIRDLMGGFRDAKTFIQAVENPMGQLSMASALDSLTGGNRTKPSGLPQVLGVKLKPEIGEAIAAGGPRRIWRIEGSAEVGRVKKKISAVWDTKHISMQAGRHNMGPGGYLYWREE, encoded by the coding sequence ATGAGAACGTTCGTTCGCATACGCCGGTGGCTCGCCTGGCGTCCCTTCGGCGCGCGCGTGCGGCGCGAGGAGGGGGTGGCCCTGATGGCCATCGTGGTGGTCCTCGCGGTGATGACGGCCAGCACGGCGGACTTCGCTTACAACGCCAAGGTCGACTACACCTCCGCGATCAACGCCCGGGACGAGCTCCGGGCGCACTACCTGGCGCGCTCGTCGATCAATCTGTCGCAGCTCCTCCTGCGCGTGCAGTCGCGCTTCATCGATCCGATGCGCGAGCACCTGGGCGGGATGGACCTTCAAGTGGCGGACTACGCCCCGCTCCTGATGCAGGCCTTCAACAACAAGGAAGGGGCCGAGATGCTCGGCGGGATGCTGGGGATCGAGACCGCGGGGATCAAGGGGCTCGGGGTGGAGCTCGGGAGCTTCGACCTGGAGATGGAGAGCCTGGACGGCAAGCTGAACGTCAACTGCGGCGGGGGGGCGAACACCGGCGCACCGGCGGTGGTGCGCGTGGCGGCGAGCCTCGCGGCGATGATGATGCCCGCGCGCTACAACCGGCTCTTCGAGGAGCCCGACGAGAAGGGCCAGTACGCCGACCGCATGGAGCTCCTACGGGCCATCATCGACTGGGCGGACCAGGACATGGTGCTCTTCGGGAGCACGGCGGCGGAGGACTACCGCTACAACGCCGGCAAGGACCCGTACGAGATCAAGAACCAGTACTTCGACTCGCTGGAGGAGCTGCGGCTGGTCAAAGGAGTTGACGACGACTTCATGGCGGCCTTCGGCGAGGAGCTCACCGTCTACGGGGAGTGCCGCATCAACGTGGCGCTCGCCGGTCCGAAGCTGCTCACCGCGGCGATCATCCAGTTCGCCGCGAGCCCGAACGATCCGGCGCTGCAGTATCAGAACCTGGCCCTGCTGGTGCGCTACCTGACGCAGATCCGGGATCTGATGGGGGGCTTCCGGGACGCGAAGACCTTCATTCAGGCCGTCGAGAACCCGATGGGGCAGCTCAGCATGGCGAGCGCCCTGGACAGCCTGACGGGGGGCAATCGGACGAAGCCGTCGGGGCTCCCCCAGGTGCTCGGCGTGAAGCTCAAGCCGGAGATCGGCGAGGCGATCGCCGCCGGCGGCCCGCGGCGCATCTGGCGCATCGAGGGGAGCGCGGAGGTGGGGCGGGTGAAGAAGAAGATCTCGGCGGTGTGGGACACCAAGCATATCTCCATGCAGGCCGGCCGCCACAACATGGGGCCGGGCGGCTACCTGTACTGGCGGGAGGAGTAG
- the pilM gene encoding pilus assembly protein PilM, translating to MAQRVLGIDLGAHAVKVAELEVGFRTATLAHLGTVDVVPDVGDVTGRSLEALGKLPAPGEGDGVAFGIPGERVLLRLLNVPATDAKKLQALIGNELADDIPWELEEVTYDHQILGEPAGKALVVATRSQDLREVLERLAALRIEPRNLLVSPLAYAHLVRRVRPIGTVVVLDLGHLRTNLCVVHDGRALAGRTISRAGHQLTEALRQGLQVGYDEAERIKEAHGVVSSQPDELPAHERPVAEMLGRALAPLVREIKQSLWVYGAQLKCRPEALFVCGGTSLLRGLDGYLAAETGLPVERLSAASDPELPETGLTAEGEAVGTLAVSLALGFGRRGELDFRQGEFAFKKTSSIFRDKLWQFVAAGVTVLLFAALGSYASLYALRKEEAALQLRLRRATREVFGEVMTNPKKVSRALRSGAKASGGAIPSKSAMDVFELISNNVPSAKAVKLDVTRLDIKPGKAYLTGTADSRSAIGEVVKALKDVKCFSDVATGTISEVGGEKKQFSLTITTSCF from the coding sequence ATGGCCCAGCGAGTGCTCGGGATCGACCTGGGCGCACACGCGGTGAAGGTGGCCGAGCTCGAGGTGGGCTTCCGGACCGCCACGCTAGCGCACCTCGGCACCGTCGACGTGGTGCCCGACGTGGGAGACGTCACGGGGCGCAGCCTGGAGGCGCTCGGAAAGCTCCCGGCGCCGGGCGAGGGCGACGGCGTGGCCTTCGGCATCCCCGGGGAGCGCGTGCTCCTGCGACTCTTGAACGTGCCCGCGACCGACGCAAAGAAGCTGCAGGCGCTGATCGGCAACGAGCTGGCGGACGACATCCCCTGGGAGCTCGAGGAGGTGACCTACGACCACCAGATCCTCGGCGAGCCGGCCGGCAAGGCGCTGGTCGTGGCCACGCGCAGCCAGGACCTGAGGGAGGTGCTCGAGCGGCTGGCCGCGCTGCGCATCGAGCCGCGAAACCTCCTGGTGAGCCCGCTGGCCTACGCGCACCTCGTGCGCCGCGTACGCCCCATTGGCACGGTGGTGGTGCTGGACCTCGGGCACCTTCGGACGAACCTGTGCGTCGTCCACGACGGACGCGCGCTTGCCGGGCGGACGATCTCGAGGGCGGGGCACCAGCTCACCGAGGCGCTGCGTCAGGGGCTCCAGGTCGGCTACGACGAGGCCGAGCGGATCAAGGAGGCGCACGGCGTCGTGTCGTCGCAGCCCGACGAGCTGCCGGCCCACGAACGTCCGGTGGCCGAGATGCTGGGGCGGGCGCTCGCCCCGCTGGTGCGGGAGATCAAGCAGAGCCTGTGGGTCTACGGGGCGCAGCTCAAGTGCCGGCCGGAGGCGCTGTTCGTCTGCGGGGGGACCTCGCTCCTGAGGGGGCTCGACGGCTACCTCGCCGCGGAGACGGGGCTGCCGGTGGAGCGGCTCTCGGCCGCGAGCGACCCGGAGCTCCCCGAGACCGGACTCACCGCCGAGGGAGAGGCGGTCGGGACGCTGGCAGTCAGCCTGGCCCTCGGCTTCGGGCGGCGCGGCGAGCTCGACTTCCGGCAGGGCGAGTTCGCCTTCAAGAAGACGAGCTCGATCTTTCGCGACAAGCTGTGGCAGTTCGTGGCGGCCGGCGTGACGGTGCTGCTCTTTGCGGCGCTCGGTTCGTACGCCTCGCTGTACGCCTTGCGCAAGGAGGAGGCGGCGCTCCAGCTCCGGTTGCGGCGGGCGACGCGCGAGGTCTTCGGCGAGGTGATGACGAACCCGAAGAAGGTCTCTCGCGCGCTGCGAAGCGGAGCGAAGGCGAGCGGGGGCGCGATCCCGTCGAAGAGCGCGATGGACGTGTTCGAGCTGATCTCGAACAACGTGCCCTCGGCCAAGGCGGTGAAGCTCGACGTGACGCGGCTGGATATCAAGCCGGGCAAGGCGTACCTGACGGGAACGGCCGATTCGCGGAGCGCGATCGGCGAGGTGGTCAAGGCGCTGAAGGACGTGAAGTGCTTCAGCGACGTGGCGACGGGGACCATCTCCGAGGTCGGCGGGGAGAAGAAGCAGTTTTCCCTGACGATCACTACGAGCTGCTTC